From Novipirellula galeiformis, the proteins below share one genomic window:
- a CDS encoding GntP family permease: MTRPLRFPPLLLLIALALCFVSNGLFSHAAIAQAVPIAEEVANAESIPSSADLSTATGLDPTPVIVLAVGIFSVLGMIIGLKLNAFLALILSALIVSLLVGINGEGSAGARMDAVVSAFGSSAGSIGIVIAMAAIIGKCMLDSGAADRIVRSAVHVTGEKKASLGLMVSGFVLAVPVFFDTVFYLLVPLARSLHRRTNKNYLRYLMAIATGGAITHTLVPPTPGPLLVSSILGVDIGMMMLVGTLVAIPAAIVGLIFSIVVDNKTPVVMRPLSANENKHKPLLDDQLPSLWIALLPVLLPVVLIGAGTLATTVADREDRALLSITDIQNFDALANELSNAAPNSPAGRILASGTLNETEAERLTQPAMSDAAKIEVVELLNEVLLDADIYSEEAFLGVALSDVAKTHINANQLRMKPVDRRRMNRALLEDAFPELIKKHEWDTPKRQFASSLTLWSNPNFALMLAAICAMLTLKIVRTLSWRELAADVEESLMSGGVIILITAAGGAFGSMLTATNISDTIQQAFENQGGAGMALIVLGWSIAAVLKIAQGSSTVAMIIGAGMMSAIIGDAKPEYNMVYIATAVGAGSLMGSWMNDSGFWVFTKMGGLTEGESLRSWTPLLAVLSLTGLVATLLLSQVLPLRASL, translated from the coding sequence ATGACGCGCCCCCTACGCTTTCCCCCTTTATTGTTGCTCATCGCGTTGGCACTTTGCTTCGTTTCAAATGGCCTCTTTTCGCACGCGGCAATCGCTCAAGCCGTGCCAATCGCCGAAGAGGTTGCCAACGCCGAATCGATCCCCTCGTCCGCCGACTTGAGCACCGCGACGGGATTGGACCCGACTCCCGTGATCGTTCTAGCGGTGGGGATTTTCTCGGTCTTGGGGATGATCATCGGGCTAAAACTCAATGCGTTTCTGGCCCTGATCCTTTCCGCGCTGATCGTCAGTTTGTTGGTCGGGATAAACGGGGAGGGATCAGCGGGAGCTCGCATGGATGCCGTCGTTTCCGCATTTGGAAGCTCGGCGGGAAGCATTGGCATTGTGATCGCAATGGCAGCGATCATTGGCAAGTGCATGCTCGACAGCGGCGCGGCCGACCGCATCGTCCGCAGTGCCGTCCATGTCACCGGCGAAAAGAAAGCGTCGCTGGGATTGATGGTGAGCGGATTTGTGCTCGCCGTCCCCGTCTTCTTTGACACGGTCTTTTATCTGCTCGTGCCCCTCGCTCGAAGTTTGCACCGCCGCACCAACAAAAACTACCTTCGTTACTTGATGGCAATTGCCACCGGCGGGGCAATCACTCACACGCTTGTCCCTCCCACCCCGGGGCCATTGCTCGTCTCCTCCATCCTGGGCGTCGACATTGGCATGATGATGCTGGTGGGCACCTTGGTTGCCATTCCTGCAGCGATCGTGGGGCTGATTTTTTCAATCGTCGTCGACAACAAAACGCCGGTGGTCATGCGTCCCTTGAGCGCCAACGAAAACAAGCACAAACCGCTGCTCGATGACCAATTGCCCTCGCTGTGGATTGCCCTGCTGCCGGTCTTGTTACCGGTCGTTTTGATCGGCGCCGGGACCTTAGCCACCACGGTCGCCGATCGCGAAGACCGCGCGCTGCTCAGCATCACCGACATCCAAAACTTCGACGCCCTCGCCAACGAATTATCAAACGCGGCCCCCAACTCGCCGGCCGGTCGTATCCTCGCCAGCGGAACGCTCAATGAAACCGAAGCGGAACGGTTAACCCAACCGGCGATGAGCGATGCGGCAAAAATCGAGGTGGTGGAACTGCTCAATGAAGTGCTCCTGGACGCCGACATCTATTCCGAGGAAGCGTTTCTCGGCGTCGCGTTGTCGGACGTGGCTAAAACCCATATCAACGCCAACCAATTGCGAATGAAACCGGTGGATCGTCGGCGAATGAATCGCGCCCTGCTCGAAGACGCCTTTCCTGAGCTGATTAAGAAGCACGAATGGGACACCCCGAAACGTCAATTTGCAAGTTCATTGACGCTCTGGAGCAACCCGAACTTTGCCTTGATGTTGGCGGCGATCTGCGCAATGTTGACGCTGAAAATCGTACGTACCCTGTCATGGCGAGAGCTGGCCGCCGACGTAGAAGAATCGCTGATGAGTGGCGGCGTGATCATCCTGATCACCGCAGCCGGGGGTGCGTTCGGATCGATGTTGACCGCTACCAACATTAGCGACACGATCCAACAAGCGTTCGAAAACCAAGGCGGCGCCGGAATGGCGTTGATTGTCTTGGGATGGAGCATCGCTGCGGTATTGAAAATCGCTCAGGGCAGCAGCACCGTAGCGATGATCATTGGTGCCGGCATGATGTCGGCGATCATCGGCGATGCGAAGCCAGAGTACAATATGGTCTACATCGCCACCGCAGTCGGCGCCGGTTCGTTGATGGGCAGCTGGATGAACGACAGCGGGTTTTGGGTCTTCACTAAAATGGGGGGCCTGACCGAAGGCGAGTCGCTGCGCAGCTGGACGCCGTTGCTAGCCGTGCTGTCCCTGACCGGACTCGTAGCGACATTATTGTTAAGCCAAGTGCTACCGTTGCGAGCCAGTTTGTGA
- a CDS encoding class II fumarate hydratase, whose product MTQYRTEHDSMGDVQVPADAYYGAQTQRAVENFPISGWPLMPSMISAMGLVKYACGVANRDLGKLTGSGKNPLSDAQVEAMLQAAQEIADGQFADQFPIDVFQTGSGTSSNMNLNEVISSRATEIAGGDRLGTEKLIHPNDHVNMGQSTNDTFPTAIHVATAIQIQTKLLPALRKMHASLADKAKQWDKIIKIGRTHLMDATPLRLGQEFGGFARQLELSISRAEAARDAVLELAVGGTAVGSGINTHPEFGSRVAQELASKTGVAFVEAVNHFEANATRDALVHSHGELKCIAQTLFNVANSIRWLGSGPRCGFFEVQLPSRQPGSSIMPGKVNPVMCESMMQLTARVMGNDTCMTFSGAAGGNFQLNIMMPVMAHSILESIHLLSSGSEAFIEFCLDGMEANVEACEASVEKSLSMCTSLNPLIGYEQAAKLAKEAFASGQTIRELCREKGILPEDTLTEALDPWKMTEPQA is encoded by the coding sequence ATGACCCAGTACCGTACCGAACACGATTCCATGGGCGACGTCCAAGTGCCCGCCGACGCCTATTATGGAGCTCAGACTCAACGCGCCGTTGAAAATTTTCCGATCAGCGGTTGGCCATTGATGCCGTCGATGATCTCGGCGATGGGATTGGTCAAGTACGCGTGTGGAGTTGCCAACCGCGATCTTGGGAAATTGACGGGCAGCGGGAAAAATCCACTCTCGGATGCGCAAGTCGAGGCGATGTTGCAAGCGGCACAAGAGATTGCCGATGGACAATTCGCAGATCAGTTTCCAATCGACGTTTTTCAAACGGGATCGGGAACCAGCAGCAACATGAACCTCAACGAGGTGATCAGCAGTCGTGCGACCGAGATCGCCGGTGGGGATCGTCTGGGCACCGAAAAATTGATCCACCCCAATGATCATGTGAACATGGGGCAGAGCACTAACGATACCTTCCCTACCGCGATCCACGTGGCGACGGCGATCCAGATTCAAACCAAATTGCTTCCCGCGCTTCGCAAAATGCACGCCTCGCTTGCGGACAAGGCGAAGCAGTGGGACAAGATCATCAAGATTGGTCGCACCCATTTGATGGACGCCACACCGTTGCGTTTGGGGCAAGAGTTTGGCGGGTTTGCTCGTCAATTGGAATTGTCGATTTCGCGAGCCGAAGCGGCGCGTGACGCAGTGTTGGAATTGGCGGTCGGTGGCACCGCAGTCGGCAGCGGCATCAACACTCACCCCGAATTTGGTTCGCGTGTTGCACAGGAGTTGGCGTCGAAAACCGGTGTGGCGTTTGTCGAAGCGGTAAATCATTTCGAAGCCAATGCGACACGCGATGCGTTGGTCCATTCCCACGGTGAATTGAAGTGCATTGCCCAGACCTTGTTCAACGTGGCGAACAGCATTCGTTGGCTTGGTAGCGGACCACGATGTGGATTTTTCGAAGTGCAATTGCCCAGCCGCCAACCGGGCAGTTCGATCATGCCGGGTAAAGTGAATCCGGTGATGTGTGAGTCGATGATGCAGTTAACGGCGCGAGTCATGGGCAATGACACTTGCATGACGTTTAGCGGTGCCGCGGGTGGCAATTTTCAATTGAACATCATGATGCCCGTGATGGCGCATTCGATCTTGGAATCGATTCACTTGTTGTCCAGCGGAAGTGAAGCGTTCATCGAATTTTGTCTCGATGGGATGGAAGCCAATGTCGAAGCGTGTGAAGCGTCGGTCGAGAAAAGCTTGTCGATGTGCACCAGTTTGAACCCGTTGATTGGCTACGAGCAAGCCGCGAAACTTGCCAAAGAAGCTTTTGCTTCGGGGCAAACGATTCGCGAATTGTGTCGTGAAAAGGGCATTTTGCCCGAAGACACCCTGACCGAAGCACTCGATCCATGGAAGATGACCGAACCGCAGGCGTGA
- a CDS encoding ATP-binding cassette domain-containing protein, with the protein MLQVQSLVKSFSLDSGEVRAVDDLSFSVSEKVVYGLLGPNGAGKTTTLRIILGLLEPDHGYTAVDGIHTTVDPIAVKSRLGFVSSNDGVYPWLSVREMLLYFGDLYAVDPDLAATRAEELAALMGIEHLLDRRAGTLSTGQRQRVTLVRGLIHDPPVMLLDEPTRGLDVVGVQTIFEYIGHLREAGKAVVVCTHRLDEAERLCDRFGLLHQGRLEYEGDLTELRQATGRDHLVDMFVDLMNSEAA; encoded by the coding sequence ATGCTCCAGGTTCAATCGCTCGTTAAATCCTTCTCGCTCGATTCCGGGGAGGTGCGCGCGGTCGACGATTTGTCGTTTTCGGTTTCCGAAAAAGTGGTCTACGGCTTGCTCGGGCCTAACGGAGCGGGCAAGACGACGACCTTGCGAATCATTCTCGGTTTACTTGAACCCGACCACGGCTACACGGCGGTTGATGGGATTCACACGACGGTGGATCCGATCGCGGTGAAGTCGCGATTGGGGTTCGTTTCTTCCAACGACGGTGTTTATCCGTGGTTGAGTGTTCGCGAAATGCTGTTGTACTTTGGCGATCTTTACGCCGTCGATCCCGATCTCGCCGCAACGCGTGCGGAAGAGCTTGCGGCGTTAATGGGGATCGAGCATTTACTCGATCGCCGCGCTGGGACGCTCAGCACCGGACAACGACAACGCGTCACCCTCGTTCGTGGTTTGATCCACGATCCGCCCGTCATGTTGTTGGATGAACCGACGCGTGGTTTGGATGTGGTTGGGGTGCAGACGATTTTTGAATACATCGGACATTTGCGTGAAGCGGGCAAGGCGGTTGTCGTGTGCACGCATCGTTTGGACGAAGCCGAGCGGTTGTGCGACCGATTTGGTTTGTTGCATCAAGGCCGATTGGAATACGAAGGTGATTTGACGGAGCTTCGGCAAGCGACCGGTCGTGATCATCTTGTGGATATGTTTGTGGACTTGATGAATAGCGAGGCGGCATGA